The Acinetobacter wuhouensis genome includes the window TAAAGCTTTAGCTTCAGATTCTGCACGAGACTTTTCTGCAATCGCAATCGCACGGTCTTGCTCAGCGAGTTCAATTGTTTTCTTTTGTTCAACTTGCGCTTTTTGAATTGCTTGCGCTTTGAGAATATTTTCATTTTCAATATCACGATCGGCAGCAATTTTCTTTAATTGAACTTGGCGATCAGCAATAATTTTCGCTTCACCTGCTTCACGTTGTCTTTCAGATTCTTGCGTTGCGATTTCAGCTTGTTGCTCTGCACGACGAATAGACAATTCGCGGATTTGTTCCATCTTTGAATATTCTTCTTCACGTGTAATTTTAAGACGTGCTTGCTCAGTTTCAAGGTTTTTGGTTTTAATCGCAAGATCAGCATCTTGTTCAAGACCATTACGCTTTTTACGACGGTCTTCAATGGTTTCAGTCAGTTTGGTCAGACCTTCAGCATCGAAAATATTTTGTGGATTAAAGAATTTAAAATCAGTTTGATCCAAACCGGTTAAAGATACTGTTTCAAGTTCAAGCCCGTTTTTGAATAATTCTTCTGATACGGCTTGTTGAACTTTTTGCACAAAATCCACACGCTTTTCATGTAGTTCTTCCATTGCCATTTCAGCAGCAACAGAACGTAATGAATCTACGAATTTACCTTCAACCAGTGACTTTAACTCATTCGGTTGCATGGTTTTTTGCCCGAGTGTTTGAGCTGCAGTGGCAATAGACTCTGCGGTTGGCTTTACACGAACATAAAATTCAGCAGCAACATCAACACGCATACGATCTTTGGTAATAAGCGCTTGATCTGCAGTACGTTTAACTTCTAAACGAAGCGTATTCATATTTACAGGAATTACTTCATGTAAAACTGGAAGAACAATTGCACCACCGTTGAGAATCACTTTTTCTCCACCAAAACCTGTGCGGACAAAAGAAACTTCTTTACTCGAACGTTTGTATAAGCGTGCAACAATGACACCGATGACAATCAATGCCACCAGTACAATTCCAGCTAAAATAAGTATTTGATATAAATTAGAATTCAACATTTTATTCACCCTCCATTTATTTTAAAAGTTTAAAATTTGAATTAGTTCTATTTACAGTTCAATCAATTAATTGAAGTTTGTTGCTTGAAAACCATTTTTTGTTCTTTGTGTCAAAATAACATTTTGACCTTGTTGAAATGTTTCATCTGATTCTGGTTCAACAAGAATGTAATGTGTTTGCCCGAATTGATCGATGACTTTAGCTTGAGCAGGATAATGTTGTTTAGCTTCACCTAAAATGACCTGTGCTGTACGTCCAATCAATTCATCACTATGAATGGCTGTTGTTTCATCCTGTGGGATGATTTTGGCAATAATTGCAGCACAGATTCGCACGATCGGCATGCATAAAATAAAGCATGCAGGAGCAATGATCCAAAGTGGAAAATAGGTTTGAGTAAAATTATAAAAAATCGCCTGAACAATAAATCCAAACAGGGCATAAGTGGTCAGAAAAATAATCAACCAAACTAAAACTGGAACACGCCCAAGATAGAGCCAATCTAAAAATTGTACAAAAAAGACGCCATGATCAGCATTGAGTTCGACATCTGGTGGATGTGTTTCTAGTAGCTGGTCGGGGATAAATTGATCTAAGAAACCTTGAGACGTTGAACCAATAATGAGGAGTAAACATTCAACGATCCCCAATAGCAACATTAAGCATAGGCTTACACTAAAAAATAAGTTGGATGAATGCGTAAAAAGTTCCCACATAATTGTTTTGCTCAGCAGGTGATCGGTGCAAATTTTTATAAATAATTTTCTTAAGAATACTTAAATAATGAATTTATCATCAATTAATTCAATTAATAAGAAAAGATTATCGGTTTTGTCTTGAAAATGCAACTAAATATTTCATGAATTTAATCAAAATCAATACTTTATGGTTTTAATAGTTTTTAATCATTAAGATGTTGTTTAAAAAGTAGTGCTTGCATTCTGTACAGCGATTATTTATAAATAACAGAGTTTACAGAAGGAACTGAAGACAAAAAAATACGCAATGATTGGGGTGATCACTGCGTAGAACAACGAATCTGCTTTCACAGTTCGGTTAAGGAGAAATGTTATGAACTTTGGGGATGGTTCATAACTTAAGTAGATAGTAGATGTTCCTAACTGTAAATTCATTGGTATTCACGTAAACAAGTGTTAAATCTCGTAAACGTGATTAAAATGTGAACATCATCAATAAAACGCGCGTTAAATAGCTTTTTGGGGAGAGTTATTTTCTGTCTCATCCTGAAATAGATTGATAGTATTTTCATTTAAAACCGAGTTAAGCAATTAGCTCGGTTTTGTTTTCTCATACATTTGATTTGGAGTTAACATCTCCGAACTCAAATGTGATCTATAACAATTATAAATCTCTATCAATTCAATCATTAATTGATTTAATTCCGCCATTGTATATATGAATTATTTTTGCCCAATGAAAAAATTCAGAGGGCATTTTTTCAGGTACTGAAATATTACTTCTTCAATTTACCAAGCACTTTTTTTAAAGGTAATTTATCTGTGGCAAAGCCATAAATTGCCGCAAAGGGCAGTGCAGTACGTGCCAGATAAGCTACACGCCATAAACCACCATGATTTGCGCCCTCCATCATTAACTCTAATGGATGTTCCATTTGAGTTTCAGGATTCGCTACAGATTTTGGATTTCTGAGATCATGAATCCACAGTGCTGCCATGATTGAATTGGTGGTTTCAGGGCTAAAAGCTTCAACATCAAACAAACTTGCGCCGTTAAAAGCTGCTTTAAGTAAAGGATTCTTTGTCACCGAATGCGTGGTTGTTGATGGTGCAATATTGATGCTGACACGTTGACCTTGATGACGGGCTAAAGTTGCACGCCATTGTTGAACACGTTTTGCCAAAGCATAGTTTGGACCTTGCTCAACGACCAAACAATCCGCGATCCCATAAGATTTTCCATTATCAGAAGTAATTAAATTTTGATCATTATCTTTAAAAAACTGCTTCATCGACAGGGCAGAAATGCCTTTACTTAAAATAATTTCAAGTTTAGAGCGCTGTGAAAACTTATCGGTTGAACCTTGAATGACTTCTTGAGGCACAGCATAAACATCGGTTGGTGTACACATGTACATCAGTGAAGAATCAGGCTTCTGCTCACTGACATGGCTCATGATGCTGTCCATTGCCATAGAGACACGGACGTGTTTTTCACCATCCAAGTAAGCAATCGAAGCCAAGTCTAATTTATGCGGATTTTCACTTAACC containing:
- a CDS encoding flotillin family protein, yielding MLNSNLYQILILAGIVLVALIVIGVIVARLYKRSSKEVSFVRTGFGGEKVILNGGAIVLPVLHEVIPVNMNTLRLEVKRTADQALITKDRMRVDVAAEFYVRVKPTAESIATAAQTLGQKTMQPNELKSLVEGKFVDSLRSVAAEMAMEELHEKRVDFVQKVQQAVSEELFKNGLELETVSLTGLDQTDFKFFNPQNIFDAEGLTKLTETIEDRRKKRNGLEQDADLAIKTKNLETEQARLKITREEEYSKMEQIRELSIRRAEQQAEIATQESERQREAGEAKIIADRQVQLKKIAADRDIENENILKAQAIQKAQVEQKKTIELAEQDRAIAIAEKSRAESEAKALADQARAQAVKAEEEVTTVRETQRAERLKAVELVAAKQVAETDAIAITVAAEASKQAAVDDAEAVRIAAQAEAEKVRLKAKGEADAKILLAEAQEKQYKVDSEGTRAVNEANNVLSSEQVEMQIRLALLKYLPEIIRESVKPMENIDDIKILQVNGLGGITGSTATTESGEQGQVALSDQVVNSALRYRSQAPLIDSLMNELGIKGGDINGLTQPLKPSND
- a CDS encoding YqiJ family protein yields the protein MWELFTHSSNLFFSVSLCLMLLLGIVECLLLIIGSTSQGFLDQFIPDQLLETHPPDVELNADHGVFFVQFLDWLYLGRVPVLVWLIIFLTTYALFGFIVQAIFYNFTQTYFPLWIIAPACFILCMPIVRICAAIIAKIIPQDETTAIHSDELIGRTAQVILGEAKQHYPAQAKVIDQFGQTHYILVEPESDETFQQGQNVILTQRTKNGFQATNFN